The following is a genomic window from Chthoniobacterales bacterium.
CTGCTTCCTCGAGCTTGTTTGGTTCCGCGGGTTGAAGCCAAGCGAGGATTGCGCGGGTGCGCGCCAGCTGTTTCTCGTCCATGAAAACCGGCCCGAGCGCGTCGAACCAATCTTTGGCGAAGGTGGTCATACCCACGCTGAATTGCAGGAGCTTCGCGGCGTAGCCCTTTTCCCAGTGTTCCGTCCAGAGCAGCGCCAAGGCACGGTCGGGCGGGAGAAGCGGCGACGCATTGTCCATCGCCAGCCGTGGAGCAAAGGAACCCCCGAGCATCTCGGCGCGCCAACCCTTGTCCGACACGGTGACGATGCCGCCGGCGGCGGAAATGCGCGGCCGGAACAGTTCCTCCGACTGCAAACGCAGCGGCGCGGCGGCATCCCGCAAAGCGCGGATTCGATCGGCCGGCGCGAATTCGAGCGCGGCGTCCAGCGCGGCATCGAGGTATTCGCCGACGGGCGGGGGTGTGGCCGCAAGACTGACCAGCATGGGATCCGCGTAAAACAAGGCGGCGAGCGCGGCGTCCGGATCCGCGGCGAGGCCGGATATCGCGGGGTTCGCAGCCAGCGAGTGCGCGGGATCTTTGGCCAGCGGTGGAAGCCCGTCATGGGTTCCCACCGTCATGAGAAAATATCCTTCCACGCGTCCGAAGCTGACGGTGGTCATTTTGGCGAGCAAATCGCGGACGATGTAGGTCGCGGTGTAGGGATCGCCGATGTTGGCCGATAACATATCGCGGGCGCGAATGGCGGTGTCGCGCGGAATCACGGCAGCGAGAGGCAGGCGCACGCGGGTGAATTCGCCGCGCGAGGCGACCGCGACCTTGTCGCGCCGGATTTTCTCCGGCAACGCAGCGACCCATTTGTCGAGCAGGGCCGGCAGCGCGGACGAGGGAGGAATTTTCGCGCCGAGGACCACCGGTGGAATGGCGAATTCGCGCACGAAGCGCTGCAATGCCTCTTCCATTGCCGGCGGGAGCGGGACAATCACCTCCGTGAATGCGGCGGTGGGAAGGTCTTCCTCGCCCGCCTGCCCGGGAGATGTCTCAGGGACTTCCATTTCCATGCCTGCGCCGGGGGTGAACAGGTTGCGAAGTCGCGCCGCCTCGAAGAGACGCTTGATTTGCTGCAAGGCCGCAAGTTGAGCCGCGGTCCCGGGTCCCAGCATCACGAACATTTCTTCCCCGGCGGCGTCGCGGAATGCGGACGCCCATTCCGCCGCAGCGGGCGTGGTCGCGAAAGGTTCGAAGAGACGTCCCGCCGGACTGCGGGACCAAGCGGTGCGTGCCGCAGGATCATTCAACAGCGGACCCAACCCCGAGGCGATTTCCTCCCAATGCTTCGCGGGTTCATGGAGAGCCAGGAATCCCTCGGCGTCCCGGGGGACATGCACGAGGAATCCTTTCCGGTCAGACGTGCCGGGCGCCGTGCCCCTCGGGCTGCATCCGTGGAGGAAAATCGCAACCACGAGAAAAAGGGCTGGCAGGTAACGCTTTGCGCTGGGCATCCCCCCTTATCGCTTTGTCCGCGGCCCCGGGTCGATGAAAAGCGGATGATTTGCTTCTTGCCGCGGGGGCGCCGGGGACTTATTCGGCAGGGCTCTTTTTATGGCCAGTCCTTTTTTGCAGGAGATCGACGATACGAAAGTCGCGTCTTGGAATCGCGAGCTGGAGCAACGCACCGCATCCGAGCGCGTGCGCTGGACGCTGGAGGAATTCCGCGGCCATGCGGTGCTCAGCACAAGTTTCGGCGCGCAGGCGGCCGTGATGTTGCATCTCGTCACGCGCATCGATCCGCAGATCCCCGTCGCGTTCATCGACACCGGCTATTTGTTTCCCGAAACCTACCGTTTTGCCGAAGAATTGACGGAGAAACTCGCGCTCAATCTCAAGATTTACAATCCGGCCATGACGCCGGCGCGCCAGGAGGCGATCTACGGGAAGTTGTGGGAGCAGGGGATGGAAGGTCTGGAGAAATACGGGAAGATCAACAAGGTCGAGCCGATGAACCGCGCGTTGCGCGAACTGGGGGCCCGCGCATGGATCACCGGTGTGCGGCGCGAGCACGCCGCGTCGCGCGGGGATTTGCCGGTGCTCAAGCGGCAGAATCGCATCCTCAAAGTCCATCCCATCATCGACTGGACCGACCGCCAAGTCGGTGAATACCTGCACCAGCATGGCCTGCCTTACCACCCGCTATGGGAGGAAGGCTACGTAAGCATCGGCGATACACACAGCACGACAAGGTTTGCCGACGGAATGAAGCCGGAGGACACGAGATTCGGGGGGCTCAAGCGCGAATGCGGACTGCACGAACAGTCCGGCGAGCCCGAATACATGATCTGAGGAAATTCGAGGGGCAGCAGCTGGCGGCGCGCTACAGCAACTCCGCGGCAAGCTTGATCGCGGCCATCATGCTTGTGTGACTGGCCTTGCCTGTGCCCGCGATTTCAAAAGCCGTGCCGTGGTCGGGACTGGTGCGGACAAAGGGCAAGCCGAGTGTCACGTTCACCCCGGTGTCGAAGGCCAGCAGCTTGAGAGGTATGAGGCCCTGGTCGTGATACATGCAGAGCACCGCGTCGAATTCGCCGCGCACGGCGCGGTGGAAGATCGTGTCGGGTGCCCAAGGGCCGCTGAAGTTCCCGTGGGCCGCGAGTTTACCGACGGCCGGAGCGATGATTTTTTCATCCTCTTCGCCGAAGTCGCCACCTTCGCCGGCATGGGGATTGAGGCCCGCGACGGCGATGCGCGGTTCGCGCCCGAGGCGCTTGCGCGCAAAATCTTGGAGAAGCTGCCCCACGCGCACGACTTCCTCGGTTCGCAGAAGCCGCGCCACATCGCGCAGCGGAACATGGATCGTGACAAGGGCGACGGTGAGCGATCCGCCGGTCAGACACATCGCGTAATTGTCGGCTCCGGCGCGCGCCGCGAAAAATTCGGTCTGCCCCGGGAACGGGAAGCCGATTTTATGGAGCGACTGCTTGCAGACAGGCCCTGTCACGATGCCTTGGATCTCGCCGGATTGAAGGAGACCCGCCGCTTCTTTCATCGAGTCCCATGCGGCGCGCGCCGAAGCTGCGCTCGGGTGTCCGGAGTTGTCCGAGGAATCGCACCCGACGACGCGGAATTCGCATGTTTGCGGCAGCGCCGGGTCGGAGAGGCAGGCGCGGACAATTTCGGGGCCGATGCCGGCCGGGTCGCCGCAGGTGAGGCCGAGGACGGGTCGCGCGGACACGCTCAGTAAATTTTCACGTAGGCTTTTTCGCGGAGCGTGTCGATCCACTGGTCCTGCAAGCGGAGGCGCTCCTCCTCGAAAAGTTTCTTGGTGATCTCCTCGCGGACTTCCGAGAGCGGCCGCGTCACCGCCGGTTTCCGCGCATCGACGCGCAGGATGTAGAACGTGTCGCCGATCTGGATCACTTTGCTCAGTTCGCCGGTGTTGAGCGCGAAAGCGACTTTGTTGAGATCCTCCGAAAGCGTCTTTTTGTCCACCCATCCCCAGTCGCCGCCGAAATCCGCGGTGCTGTCGTCGGAATACATTTGCGCCATGCCGGCGAAATCGCCCCCGGCGAGAATTTTGGAACGGATTTCCTCGGCCATGGCCTGCTTGGCATCGACGGGGTTTTCCGTTCCCTCGGCGTCGGGCCGGAGGACGATCATGCTGAGCTTGATTTCCTCGGGAGTGGAATACTGCTCGATGTTTTTGCGGTAGTAGGCCTCGACCTTGTCGGGCGATATGACAAAGTCCGAGCGCACGGCGCGCTGGCGCATGGCTTGGACTATGATCTTGTCGCGTTCGACCGTGCGGAACCGGGCGAGGCTGAAGCCCTGCGCCTTGAGTGTGCGCACGAAGGCCGTGCGGTCGCCGCCGAACTCCTCGCGGATGATGGTGTTGATGCGGTCCTCGATGACGTGGTCGGGGATTTTGAAACCTTCCTTGTTGAAGTAATCGATGATGAGCTGGCGGTCGATGAGGTCCTTGAGCGCGGCCTTCTGCGACTCCTTCATTTTTTCCTGCAACTCCTCGCCTTGATACATTTCCGCGAGGGAGCGCTGGCGGAACATCATCATTTCGCGGACCTGGCCGAAGGTGATGACGTTGGAATTCACCACGGCGGCGATGCCGTCGACCATGCGTTCGCGCGGCGACTGGGCATCCGCGGCGCGGGGCAAAAACACGGCAAGCAGGGCGAGTGCGAGGGGCAGGAGGCGGGAATGCGGGATCACAGTTGCTGCAAGAGTGTAAGAATCTGGCGCAATTTCAAGGCGGGATCGCTGGATTCGAGGCGCGGGTGACGGTGGCCGATCATGATGAAGTCCCCGCCGCGGCGGAGACGGAGGATATCTCCCTCTGTTTCCACGAGATCGAGGCCCGCGGCCGCGGCCCGGAGATGGACGGCCGCCACCTTCAGAAGATTGCGGGCCGGCGAGGGCAGGCGTCCGTAGCGGTCCCGCCAGAGATTTTTCAAATTATCCAACGCCGGAAGGCTCTCGGCCTCGGCCAATTCGCGGTGTGCGGCGACCCGTTCACGGGCCTCGGCAATGTAATCCGCGGGAATCCAGGCCGGCAGTTGGCCCGATGTGGCGGTCGCGGGATCGGTCGAGACAAAGTCCAAATGAACTTTGATGTCCGGCCTCGCCAGGGGTTTTTCGCCTTTCAGTCTGGCGACGGCCTTTTTGAGCAGACGGCAGTAAAATTCGAAGCCGATGGCAAGAATGTGGCCGCTTTGCTCCGTGCCCAGGATATTGCCGGCTCCGCGTATCTCGAGGTCGCGCATGGCCAGACGGAATCCCGCCCCGAGGTTCGAGTATTGCCGGATGGCGGCGATGCGTTTGCGCGCTTCGCCAGTTCCCAGTAGATCGCGCGGCAGCACGAGGTAAGCGTAGGCTTTGTGGTTCGAGCGGCCGACGCGACCGCGAAGCTGGTATAGATCGGCGAGTCCGAAACGGTCCGCACGGTCGATGATGATGGTGTTCGCGTTGGGGATATCGAGCCCGCTTTCGATGATTGTCGTGCAGAGCAGGATGTCGGCACGTCCGGCGACAAATGTGTTCATCACCTCCTCGAGTTCGTCCTCATCCATTTGTCCGTGTCCCGTGACGATGCGCGCCGCGGGCACGAGTTCCCTGAGGCGTTTTTCGAGGGCGCCGAGCGATTTGACGCGGTTGTGGAGGAAATACACCTGCCCGCCGCGCGCGAGTTCCCGCCGGATGGCGTCGCGGATGATGCGTTCGTCGTAGGCGCAGATGACGGTTTCCACGGGAATGCGGTTGGGTGGCGGGGTCTCGATCGTGCTCATGTCCCGTGCGCCGAGCAGCGAGAGGTAGAGCGTGCGCGGGATGGGCGTGGCGGAAAGCGTGAGCACATCCACGCGGCGGAAGTTTTCCTTCAATCTCTCCTTGTGCAAAACACCGAAACGCTGCTCCTCGTCCACGATCACGAGGCCGAGATTTTTGAACGCGATGTCTTTCCCGAGCAGGCGGTGCGTGCCGACGACGATGTCGATGCCGCCGTCGCGCAGTCCGTGGAGCGTCTGTTTCTGCTGCTTCGCGGTGCGGAAGCGGCTCAGGAGGTCGATGCTCACCGGGTAATCCGACATGCGTTCGCGCAGTGTCTGCCAATGCTGCTGCGCGAGCACGGTCGTGGGCGCCAGGAAGGCCACCTGGGTTCCGCCCATCACCGCCTTGAAGGCCGCGCGGATCGCGACCTCGGTTTTGCCGAAGCCCACATCGCCGCAGATGAGCCGATCCATCGGTCTGCCCGATTCCATGTCCTGCTTGGTTTCGATGATGGCGCGCGCCTGGTCGGGGGTTTCTTGGAAAGGAAAAGCTTCCTCGAATTCGCACTGCCACGCGTTGTCCGGGGGAAACGCCGTCCCGGTGTGCGATTCGCGCTCGGCTTGCACGCGCAGGAGCTTTTCGGCGTAGGCGAGGACGGATTTTTCCGCGCGAGCCCTCGCGCGGTTCCATCGTTCGTCGCCGAGGTCGCTGAGCGCCGGATTTTTCCGGCCGATCCCGACATACCTTGAAACTTTCCATCCCTGGTCGAGCGGGACGTAAAGCTTCGATCCGCGCGCGAACTCGAGCGTCAGAACCTCGCCGGCCTCTTCCTGGCCGGGTATCACGCCGAGCCCGCGGTAGCGTGCGATCCCGTAGTCGAGATGGACAACAAGATCGCCGGGTTCGAAATCGTCGAACCGAAGAGCCTGGCGTTTCAGCGCGGCGCGTGCGCGCTGCCATCCGCCGCGCCGGGCCTCCATGCTCGCCGCGCGTCCGAACATTTCTGCATCGGTCAGGATCGCGAGGCGCGCGTCCGGCAGGACAAATCCGCGGGCAAGAGCACCGAGAACGACGGGAAGTTCGTGCGGTGCATCTTGCTCGGACGCCGCCAATTCGCGCAAACGCGTCGCTTCCCCCTCGTTGGTGCATACGATGCGCAGGTTCCATCCCTCGTCGAGCCACTGCGCAATCTGGCGAAACATGTCCCTGCGCCGTTTTTCGACAAGGACGATGTCGCCGGCGGCAAAGTCGCCGAGGGGATGATCGGACGCGAGAATCTCGAACTCCCCGCTGCCCGACAAAACCGGACCCTCGTGCATCCGGACCCCGGCCCGGGGCCAGGCGTCCTCCACGGAGACGAAAAGCGTCTCCGGCCGGAAGTGATCGAGTGCGACGGACTGATGCTGCGCGCTGTTTTCACCGAGGATGAGTTCGCAGCGATCCAAGGTTTCCACGGAGCGCTGGGAGTCCGGGTCGAAGGACCTGATCGATTCGATTTCGTCGCCGAAAAACTCGAAACGGACAGGCAGAGATGTCTGCCACGGAAAGACGTCGATGATGCCGCCGCGCACCGCATATTGACCGCGCTGAGCCGCCGAAGGCACCCGGCTGAAGCCGGCATTTTCGAATCGTGCGACAAGATCCTCTGGCGCGAGCGAATCTCCGCGGCCGAGTTCCAACACGGCTTCCTCAAGGTCCGCACGCGCGGGTGCCGGGTGCGTCAAGCCGTCGGCGGTGGCGACGACGACAGGAGGAGGGGCGGTATCCAGCTCGCGCAGGGCGGCCAAACGTGCCGCACCAAGATCCGGGTCGGACGCGCCCGTATTCCCGGAAAGCTCGAGATCGGGAAGCAGGAGGGATTCCGGCGCCCAGAATCGGAGAGCGTGGAAAAATTCCTCCTGCCTCCTCACGTCCGGGCAAACCACGCAGATCTTTCTTCCGGTCTTCGCGGCCAGCCACGCCGCGAGGAACGGCTGTGCCGGCGCAGCCACCGCGCCGGCCGACGCCGGCTCGTCTCTGCCGATCGCGTCAAGCCATGCGCGCGCAGCGGCGCTCGAGTCGGCAGCCGACAGAAGGTCTTTTGTCACGGAACCAATTTTTCGCGGAGAATCTCCTCGCGCAAGGCGCGTCCGACCGCGCCCGGGCCGATCCCCTCGAAATGCAGCGGCATCACGCCCAGGCGGCTGTTGCAGAGGAAAATCTCCGAGGCCTCCACGAGGTGATCGGCGGGAAAGGCGACCTCCTCCGCTCCCGCCCGGCGCATGACCCAGCCCCGAATGACACCGGGGCGCACGGCGAGCGAAAGCGACGGCGTGCAGAGTTTGCCGTCGAGCACAAAGAACACATTGCCGAATGCGGCGGAAACGAGCCGGCCTTCGTGGTCGGCCAGCAAGGCATGATCGAACCCGGCGTTCGCAGCTCCGCCTTGCGCGGCACATTGCATCCAGTAGTTGGAGGTCTTGCGCCCGTGGGCGAACGGCGCGACGCGTTCGGGATGGAGTCGTGCGGTTTGCGCATCGGGCATGGTCACGGTGCCGAGCGATTCAAAAAGGGCGAAGACGCGTGATGCGATGACCGGATCTGCGGGACTTCCGTCGCCTGCGGTGACGTAGAGCCTGAGGATGCCGTTGTCGTCGGGTTCGAGCGCCGGCAAATCGAGCGCGCCCTGCAGCTTTGCGTCGAGGGCCCCGGACAGAAGTGTCCGGGCGCTCTCATGCAACAGTGCGAGATGCTCCGCGAGAAAAAGCGTTTTGCCTTCGCGCACACCAATCGTCTCGAAAACGGCCATGCCGTATCGGATGGCGCGGTCAGTCACGGGAAGCTGCGCGCCTTCGATCCACGCACCGCCTTCGCGCACCCACGTGCAGGAGGTTTTCACGCTGCTCCGGCGCGCAGGTGCTCGAGCCGTTTGCGCAAGGTGGCGCGCGTGATGCCCAGCAATTTTGCCGCGCGCACTTGGTTCTGCCCGGTTGCTTCCATGGCTCGCTTGGTGAATTCCCTTTCCAGCCACGGCAACAATTCCAATCCTGGCCGGGCGGTCGCGGCTTCGAAGAGCGCGGTCACCGCCTCGTCGATGGTTGCGGGCGAACGCGGTGCTGCGGAGTCGCTGACCGCCGACTCCGCCGGCTGACCGAGCGGAAGATCCTTCGGCAACAGGACATCGCCCGTCGCGAGAACGGCCGCGCGCTGCACCGTATTCTCCAGTTCGCGAACGTTGCCGGGCCACCCGTAGGCTTCGAGCACCTCCACCGCTTCCCTGCTGAGCTGCAGCTGCGGCTTGAGCGTCCGCGACGCGATGCGCTTGAGAAAATACTCCGCGAGAAGGCGGATGTCCTCCTTGCGGTTGCGCAGCGGCGGAAGATGCAGCCGCACCACATTGAGCCGGTAAAAAAGGTCCTCGCGGAATTTTTTGTCCGCCACCTCGGCTTCGAGGTTCTTGTTCGTGGCGGCCACGATCCGCACGTCGGTCTTGAGCGTCTGGTTGCCTCCCACGCGCGAGAAGGTCCCGTCCTGCAGCACGCGCAGCAGCTTGCTCTGGATGGCGAGCGGCATGTCCCCGATCTCGTCGAGAAAAAGGGTCCCGCCGTCGCATTGCTCGAAGCGCCCTATGCGTTGCGCGCTCGCGCCGGTGAAAGATCCCTTTTCGTGGCCGAAGAGTTCGCTCTCGAGCAGGTTTTCCGGGATGGCGGCGCAGTTGATGGCGAGGAACGGACGCTCGTGGCGCGCGCTGTATTGGTGGATCGCGCGGGCGACGAGTTCTTTGCCCGAACCGCTCTCGCCGGTGATCATGACGGCCGCGTCGCTGTTCGAGATGCGGCCGACCATCTTGAAAACTTCCTGCATCGCGGCCGACTGCCCGACAATGCTGTCTTGGTGCTGTTCGACGGTGAGGCTCGGCTCGGAAGGCCTTGCCTGCCGCGCTTCGGCCGCGGCCTTCAGCGCGGCATCGACGACGATCTTCAGGTTGAATGGCAATTGTTCCTTGCGCACGAAGTCGAACGCGCCCAGCCGCATGGACTCGATCACGCTCTGCGTCGTGCCGAGCGCGCCCGTGACAATGACGAGCACGTTGGGATTGCGCTTGCGCAGGCGCGCGAGCAGTTCCAACCCGCTGTGCGTCCCGAGCCGCATCTCGGTGATGACGACAAGCGGGTCTTCGGCGCAGAAAATCTTGAAAGCCTGCTCATGCGCATCCGCGGTGACCACGCGCACGTCGTCGGTCGCGAGCTGGGTGCACGCCCACTCGAGGAAGTCGGGGTCGGGATCGACAACCAGGACGGTCTGCTTGGCGGACATCGGCATGCGGGTCAGACGCCGCCGAAGCGGCGGTGGCGTCCGGCGTATTCGCGTATCGCGGCAAAAAGATCTTCTTTGCCGAAGTCCGGCCAGAGTTTGTCGGTGACCACGATCTCAGTGTAGCTGAGCTGCCAGAGGAGAAAATTGGAAATGCGCATTTCTCCGGAGGTGCGCACGAGGAGGTCGGGGTCCGGTTGGCCCGCGGTGTAAAGATGCGACGAGATCGTTTCCTCGGTGATCGCGTCGGGATCGATGAGGCCCTGCTTCGCCTCCCGCGCGATGGCGCGCGCGGCATCGGTGATCTCGGTGCGCGATCCGTAGCTCAGCGCCAAGGTGAGCGTGAGCGCGGTGTTGCCTGCGGAGCGCGCCATGGAATCATCGAGCCTCTTTCTCGCCTTGGCGGGAAGGTCGTCGAGATGGCCGATGGCCCTGAGTCGTATGTTGCGCTCCATGATCTCGGCCGTGCGCTCGGCAAGAAAACGGTCGAGAAGCGTCATCAGCGCTTTCACCTCGTCGGGCGGACGCTGCCAGTTTTCTTTGCTGAAAGCATACAGCGTGAGGAAGGGCACACCGGCCTCGAGACAGGCGGCGGTGCATGCGCGCACCGCTTCGGATCCGCGCCGGTGTCCCTCGATGCGCGGCAGCCCGCGCTCGCGGGCCCAGCGTCCGTTGCCATCCATGATGACGGCGATATGACGCGGAATTTTTTCCGCGGTGACTCCGGCGGGGTTGCTCACAAACGGATCGTTTCGTCGTGCCCGGCGCCCACGCTGACGATCCGCAACCGTGCGCCGGTGAGCGTTGCGAGAGCTTTGACGTAGCGGCGTGCCGCGGGCGGGAGGTCCGAAAATTTCCTCGCCCGCGACGTGTCGGCCATCCATCCGGGGAACTTGGTGTAAACAGGGCGGCAGCGGGCCCAGGCCGCGGCGTCGGTCGGCGGGTGCTTCATGGTTTTCCCGTCGAGTTTGTAAGCGGTGCAGACCCTGATGGCCGGAACGCCGTCGAGTCCGTCGAGATTGGTGATGGCCAGTTCATCGATCCCGTTGATCATCGAGGCGTATCGCGTCGCCACGGCGTCGAACCAACCGCAGCGCCGTGCGCGTCCCGTGGTAGCGCCGAATTCGCGTCCCATGGCGTGCAGCAGGTCGGAGATTGTTTTGTCCTCCGTCGGGAAAGGACCTTCGCCGACCCGCGTGGTGTAGGCTTTCATCACGCCGATGACGGTGTCCATGCGGTGGGGCGGGACGCCCGAACCCGTGCAGGCGCCGCCGGCCGTGGTGTTCGAGCTGGTCACGAACGGGTAGGTGCCGTGATCGAGGTCGAGGTAAGTGCCCTGCGCGCCCTCGAAGAGAATGCGTTTCCCGCCCGTCATCGCCTCGTGCAGATAAACCACGGTATTGGCGATGTGCGGGCGCAGGATTTTCGCCGCCGCGAGGTAGTGGCGAAGCGCGGGCTGGAGTGCAACCGGCTTGGCGCCGAGCGACCGGAGAACGGCGTTGTTCTCGCGCAGGCGGAGTTTGAATTTTTCGGTGAATGTTTTTGCGTCGAGCAGATCGCCGACACGCAGGCCGGTGCGGGCAGCCTTGTCGCCGTAGGCCGGGCCGATGCCGCGTTTGGTCGTTCCGATCTTGTTTTTGCCCTTGAGCAGTTCGCGGGCTTCGTCGATCGCCCGGTGCCAAGGCATGACGAGATGCGCGCAGTCGCTGAGGAGAAGGTTCTTTCCGACTTTGATCCCGCGGGCGCGCAGTCCCTTGATCTCGGTGACGAGAGCGAGGGGATCGACCACCACGCCGTTGCCGATGACGCAGACTTTCCCGCGGCGCAGGATCCCGCTGGGGATCAGGTGCAGGACGAATTTCCGGTCGCCGTGGACGATGGTGTGGCCGGCGTTGTTGCCGCCCTGGCTCCGCACGACGATGTCGGCATCGTCGGTGAGATAGTCGATGATTTTTCCTTTCCCTTCGTCACCCCACTGGGCGCCCACAAGAATAGTATTGGCCATGATAGATGCCCGGCCGCGGTTGATTCGCAAAGTGCGCGTCGGAAGCGCGTTGTTTTTCCCCCAAGCGGGCCGTGCGGGCAAGAAAGAACCCGCCGGAGATAGGTTCTAGCCCCGAGGGCGCCGGGCAGCAGGACCTTCGATGAAGAGCCTGCCCGCACGGCGGCGCAAGTGGCGTCCGCCGGGCAGGTTGATCTTCGCCGGTGCGGCGCCGGACGCGGCCAATGCGCGGGCGCGCTCGATCGTGGCGAAATCGGTGTCCCGACCGGTGTGAATCCTGAGCCATGCGCGCAGAAGACGCCTTTGGTGGGCGATGTGCAGAGCGCGGAGGCCGCGAAGTTCGAGCCGGCTGTGCGCCGCGGTTTCTGCCACCTGCATTTCCGACCAGTCATCCTCGTCGGCAAGGATCGCCGCGGCCCTTGCCATGCAGGGGACGGGATCGAAACCGACCGCCCCGGCCAGCGCCGGGAGGACATCGTGGCGGATGCGGTTGCGGGTATGACAGCGGGAAAAATTCGACTCGTCGTGCCGGAATTCGAGGCGGTGCGAATTGGCATAGCTCTCGATCTCCCGGCGGGTGAAGCCGAGCAGGGGTCGCGCAATTTCCGCGCTGCTCCCCTCCAGCGGTGAGGATTCGCGCAGGCTGCCCATGCCGCGCAGTCCGCTGCCTCGGGCGAGATGGAAAAGCACGGTTTCCGCCGCGTCGTTCGCGTGATGCGCGAGGAAAATCAGCGCCGCACCGTGCTTGCGCGCGGCACGGCGAAAGAATGCGCGGCGCAATTTCCGCGCGGCCTCCTCGATCGACTCGTGTTTGCCCGCGGCGCGGGCGCGTGTTTTTCCGCGTCCGGCGACAAATGCCATCGCGTTTTTTTGTGCGAGCGACTCGACGAAACGGGCATCCTCGTCCGCGGCCCTGCCGCGCAGGCCGTGATGGAAGTGCGCGACGACGAGCCGGGAGAATCCGGCGCGGCGCAAAAGGTCGAGCAGCACCACGGAATCCATCCCGCCGGAAACACCGACCACGGCGGGCGCGTCAAGCGGCAGGCCGGCCGTGCGTTCCAGGAAACG
Proteins encoded in this region:
- the tilS gene encoding tRNA lysidine(34) synthetase TilS translates to MKKKAADLLPRFLERTAGLPLDAPAVVGVSGGMDSVVLLDLLRRAGFSRLVVAHFHHGLRGRAADEDARFVESLAQKNAMAFVAGRGKTRARAAGKHESIEEAARKLRRAFFRRAARKHGAALIFLAHHANDAAETVLFHLARGSGLRGMGSLRESSPLEGSSAEIARPLLGFTRREIESYANSHRLEFRHDESNFSRCHTRNRIRHDVLPALAGAVGFDPVPCMARAAAILADEDDWSEMQVAETAAHSRLELRGLRALHIAHQRRLLRAWLRIHTGRDTDFATIERARALAASGAAPAKINLPGGRHLRRRAGRLFIEGPAARRPRG
- a CDS encoding adenylosuccinate synthase; the encoded protein is MANTILVGAQWGDEGKGKIIDYLTDDADIVVRSQGGNNAGHTIVHGDRKFVLHLIPSGILRRGKVCVIGNGVVVDPLALVTEIKGLRARGIKVGKNLLLSDCAHLVMPWHRAIDEARELLKGKNKIGTTKRGIGPAYGDKAARTGLRVGDLLDAKTFTEKFKLRLRENNAVLRSLGAKPVALQPALRHYLAAAKILRPHIANTVVYLHEAMTGGKRILFEGAQGTYLDLDHGTYPFVTSSNTTAGGACTGSGVPPHRMDTVIGVMKAYTTRVGEGPFPTEDKTISDLLHAMGREFGATTGRARRCGWFDAVATRYASMINGIDELAITNLDGLDGVPAIRVCTAYKLDGKTMKHPPTDAAAWARCRPVYTKFPGWMADTSRARKFSDLPPAARRYVKALATLTGARLRIVSVGAGHDETIRL